TCAAAACTAAGTCGTCGCGACATCTCACGAGACAGCGGGTCTTCATCATTACCATCATCTTCGTCATTAGAAGACGAATTATGCGATAGCTCACGATGAACTTCCACGACATCGTCATCACTGCTATTGCTTTCCAATTCTTGCTCCAGCGCAAACTGCATTTCAGGTAAATTGTTGGCGTCCAACATCTCTCCTTCGTCCATGTCTTCCAAATAGCCCACCATCGAGGGTTCCAAGCCTCCTAATAATTGATTATCACGGTTCCTCGTTTCTACTAACGtcttatttacaaaattttgcCATTTTTCGTCATTGATAAGATTTAGCAATTCCTGATCAAAGGTAGAAGAATAATGTTCTACAAACTTCACAACTTCGTCAGCAATTATGGTTAGATGACCCATATATCCAGCCCGAAATCCGCTAGGTTTAGCTACCTTTTTATCATTCAATTCTTGGCCGTACACAATCTTTTCAGTGATTTTCCCTTGTTTAAACATATCGACGGCAAGTGCATAGTTTTGATCTTTGTCCATAGGAGCATTTAACACCTGCTGAACAACATCATATACAACGttatgtaaaaaattgttccAAGGATAATCAAAGAAATGATCAAGAATAGTCGGAATTAcattattttgaataaattcAATCTTTAGAAAATCGCCAATAACAGGGAGCTTTTTAGCATCCTCAATAACACTTTCCGGAAGGGGTTCGTAAGAAGTATCAGAAGCCGCATCATCGTCCCCATGGTGTAGTGCTTTAGCGGTTTCCATAACGTCCTTGTATTCTTCTTCACTAACGGGTTCAGCCTCGGACATTGGGGAATCAGTAGTAGTCAAATTAAGGTTATCCTTAGTGATTTGCGGAGCACGACCGTGCATATCTTCAGCCCCGTTCATGTCTTCAGTTTCCTTAAAATCtttagaatttttatcGGAAAAAGTAGAATCATCATCGTCCTCGTCGCTCATGACAAGATCACGTGCACAGCTATTATGGCGGAAAAGATAATCACGAAGATGGTCACGCTGCATTACCATGGCTTCACCATTAGGATCGCTAAGAAGGGACATATTACTACAATGAAGCAACTCGGCGTAAAGTTCACAAATTCGGAAACGTTCAAAACCTAAAGGCTTGATCTTACCAAAACTGGTGGGCATGAGGTCGGACTCGGTGGAAGGTTTAAGGaggattttttgaaagacaGGAATTTTTTCGGCGAAAAGACGCAACATGGTCCCAAGGTAAATAGGATCACGGGTAGTAGGAGGATGCGTGTCAAGAGGCATTTGCAAAACGGGTGTAACATCGTAGTCACTGTTGTTCTTACGAATTAGTTCTATTACGATGCTGACGCCATTAATAAGAGAAGTGGCAGAGTGAGGAGCTTTAGAATCGGTCATGTAATCAGTTAGTGTAGTTATTGTTTGTCTGGATACTAGTTCTCGTGAAAGGGAGTTAGGTCCAATAACTCCGGGTTCATTAGAATTGGCAGAAATAGCGATAATTGCTTTTATAACATCAGCAACAGTAAACTGGACGTCGGGATCCACATATGGGCTAAGTAGACGCAGTAAGGATTGTATTAATCCCTGCGAATACAACCAGTCAGCAATTCCAATAGCAGTATTGCAACGATCCATTGAAATGAATTTGAGCAACAGATCCATGATTGCGCTTGTTTCCGCATGACGGAGGATCTTTTCTACAAAGTTATCAATAGATTGGATAAAGGCAACCGTTTCTTCGGTTTTTTTATCCAGAAAATGTTCATTGACCTTTGCAAAGTATGATGCTTGCAATGGGTTTAATGGGCCCTCGCTATCCAAAAAGGACCAAAGTTTCACCATCAATGTCTTATTTTCCACACAAGCCTCACAGATGGACCAAACGTCGCTACTGAGGATTTCACTCGCTATGTAGGAAAGTCTGGTATGTTCCGGCTCTTCATAACCACCATCGGCAGAAGGTATCTCTGTTTCGTCAACCTCCAAAATATAATCAATCAGCTGGCTAAGTACTTCCGGCTTGCAAAGGTATTCTAAAAGTTTGGGGTTGTGGCTTTTACATTCGTCCAAAACCCCATTCTCTTCTAACAACTCCTTTAAATTAATCTCATCTTCCGGTTTATCCAAAATCGCCTCAATGGCGCTTGAGCTTTGAAATCCAAATCCCTGGCCCAATCTCCAAAACATTTCTATCACTTCCTTTAAAATGTATGTAAGTCAAAGCTATGTTTATACTTCCCAAGGCTTAAACGGCGAAGCTCTTAGGTAAAGGCTTCCCCTTTTGCGTTCTTGTTTTACGGCGGTACTCTTGAGCCGTGCCCTTCACTGTATAGATAATCAATGTCTGCGGTTTTAAATATGAGTATCAAAGAGTCTcaattttgaagtttttcCTCTATTACTACTTCCAAAACAGACAGTTGCGGTTTTAAGCTGTTGGCGAAGGGCAGATAAGTGTGAATGGTGAATCCTACGTAGTTCGTTCTTCCATATGGAGAGGTGGGGGAAAGCCAATTGTCTCTTTACTGCGGCTTTAGGAAGCGATGTAAAAACATTGGCTATTCTAGTGTAATGCGCAATCAATTATACCGTGGAAATAGCGTGTTGCAATCAAATTTAGGGATATGGTAAACGGTGGTGGGGTTGCTTGATAcatattatattttgatACACAGGTAATATGGGTAACAGGTAATGCTGATATTCTTATACAAAGGGGACGTTTGGCAGCTAATCACTGAAAAAGCTCAATACTTAACTGTACTAACGAATTCCAGCTAGGCTCTATCTAGAGTATGTTTATTAATCTaaaactttcttttggaaaaatcaGCAAATCTTTTTGTGCTATGTTGTATCATAAGATAGCGGATAGATAACAGAACATGTGATATATAACGATACGGAACGTACTGTATTATTCGATATACTGAAGTTGACATTACAGTAGTTCACCAGTTTTCTGTTAGCGAAATCTATAAGTATCACGTTGTAAATCGGTAGATATCCTTAGCAGATAATTtcacaaaagaaaaattttagcttaaaagttttaaaagagtattttatttacgGTTATAAAAGCTCCTAAATAGGAGTTAACTTAACTCTCCTATACTGCAGAAGTCAATCCATGGCAAGGACTAATCTGTATCGATAATGCATTTACTGACGATCAATTGACTGTATTATTTTTCGCATTTCCAGATATAAGATTGCTTCAAAGTGTTCGTTATAGCATATAATGTAACTTAGGAATACTGCTAGTCTTCTTAAAATGCGGATGTTAGAAGTAATCTACCTCCTAAATCAGCTTTTTGGTTcctatttttgaatattctttgttttaagCAATTGATtcgaaatttttcaattttgtaATTCTCTGCTTAGTATAACTTTGTAAGATCTGAAATTGCGATAATTTGAAAGGACCTTGCTTGTTTGTTTACGCAGTTATATCAACCGGCGCATTTTTTGATCAACCTCTTTTTATCGCTCATTATGGAAAACAATCATCATTTGGCTAAGGATTCTTTGGATGAATTGAATCCTAAACGTGGAAAAGGCGAGCACGAAACTCAGGTCTCACAATACACTGTGGTCGAGGAAGCCACTATACCTCAGTCTTTAGGTAAGAAAAATACCCTCGTtgggaagaaaaagaacttcatattcaaaaagataGCAATTTTAACGTAAAAGTGAAAACTTCCAGACCTGCTGATCATAAAGTGATGGAAGCTTCTAAGGTTGCTGATACTCGTACGGCTTGGTCGACAAAAATTCCAGCAGTACTTCTTCCTGTTTTCGTAATAAATATTGCTTTGTTTAAATATCTCGTGTTTGCAAACTTTTCAACTAAAGATCGGGTGCTATTTGGATTGGGAAATGGTGGAATTAACATATTTTCGATGTGGCTTTTACTCGGTAAGTGGACTATGTGATTACTATCAGTATGCAGCTGCTAATTCTATAGCAACATATGAAACATGGTTCAGGAGTATCAAGGAAGTTATTGTCGCTTGCGGAGCAGGTATAAGATCTTTTCCCCAAAAACGGGGAGTAAATATGCTATATGCTATTCTCAAGTTGACTTTTGTTAATGCATTTGCCATTCCCCTCCTTATGTTTTTTAGAAGTCATTTTGAGCAATGGAGACTGGGATGCCCGTTGGTGGAGCGTGTCATTGGTGTTATGCTAAACGTGgcatattttataattgaaattggttcgttcttcaaaattctGATAAATGCTAACTTTACAAGAAAATCCTGGTTTATTCACTAGAGTTTTTAATAAGTACTGTGATTGCTTATTTGCTATTAGGGGTATGCTGCTAAATTCATCAATCTCGATGTTCATTTTCCAATTCGTCTCACTTACCAAACTAGATATCCTAAATAGAAACTAATGAGTTTTGAACAAATGCAATGCTGAGAATGTTATCCgttattttttggaaaaggtTTAATATGCTACATGTGTATTCAAACGATTCTATATTGAAAGAAGCGTTTGTATTTCGATTACTATCTGCTAATAATCTTCCTCTTTAGAATTGtcaaatttgataaaactAATGAGATCATAATAGCGTGAAGCACCCTTGCTTGcgttatttctttttaaaaatttgtctTAATTGCCAGTCGACACCTTTAAAACATCTTTCGTTGAGTGTTGTAGTTTTTGGACTGTAAAGGAAGACCCTTTGCGGTGatttaatgttttcaaacATTTGCTAAAGGGCTGTTAAAATGTTTACGATattcaaatgtttatttaaaagaaagttttcTTATTTGTTCATCTATGGGGTTGGCTCCTCATTCGTATAATACGCTGAAAGCACATTAAAGTCTCTGGATATCAGCAGTTTCATAtgattaattttcaaagatCCGGTTTATGATAATCATGAAAGCAACAGAattctttgtttgttaTGGGAATGTATTTGTTGatgattacttttttttccctAGTCAAATAGTTCAATAACGGTTGATATACCAATTATTAGACCAACAGACGAAGCTGAAATTCAACAATGGTTAACTCATTCCATTTCGGACCGTATAAACTCCTTTATTAGCTactaaattaatttttaattttggtCAGTCAATGTGAATAggatatttctttttaactCATTAAGCACACAATGATTTCTTGGTTGTTTACTGAATAGTGCAAAATAAAGTCGTACCTAAAAATATGTTAGAGTTTGCTAATTGATATAAaatgtaagctacgcagtttggtatctgatttaaggatacgtagagctgcggtgagttttccttgtggtctattatattacaatacacaggttgtataagtagcaactgagtataggtattgtattaactggattataatgttacctatcactaatatagctcataactgaacctcgttcctcagttcagttgtaactctatttataatatttctaaatagttGTTATCAACGGGTATCTATGTATATAGACGAATAGTTACCCgtgattatcaataaacggATCTTAGCTAGTATTCCAACatatgacatatagtgatacgcaacgtagtgtatcatagcgtagtgtagtattgctgacataaaattaataatagtATTTTCGTTGCACGTTATAAAAGGAGCAGTGACAAAATGGGTATGTAAGAGGAAATCGCATTTTAGAGATGGGTtttgaaagattttttttttctgataCTAGTTGAGAAGCTAAAAGAAACAGTTAGTTCTTTTTTAGAGGTCTATTGATCGCCGCTCTACATTGAATTGTTGATAAAAGAGGTTTTCTTAATAGCTCTTACGTTTGTCGCAATCCCAGCAATTGGTATATTTTTGAGTATATCTTACCTCCATTTAATAAGATGAGCAATAATTATACTTCCTTAAGCAGCTCTTTAGATGAAGAAATGGGATTGAAGGCAGGACATGAAATTGACTTGGAAGGAAGCCCACCTTCAGAGCACAATTCGGAGGAGAAAAGCACATTGCCTTCAAATTCAGGTACGTTATGTTGTTAAtatgaaagaaaacattatAGTAAAAACTGTATCTTGatgttatttaaaaataacatGTTTGTGATTATTTGGTTACATTCGACTTACTCAAATTTTCGATTCTAAGCGCGGtgagctttttttttctttcaaatataatataaattcCTGTTAATGTTTGAAGTTTCAGCATTTACTAATGCATTCAGATATTCTGACGTCCGCTAATCCTGTGTCTCAAGCTTCAGAAACTCCAGATCACAGCATCGAAAGTAATACAGGATCTACGCAATCGCCCACAAGCCATAGTCTACTTCTGAAGTTCTCTTTTtgtattgtttattattcttATTTTGCAATTGTTGTGCTTGGTTGCGTGCTTCCTTTTGAGCACACACACACTTTCCTTATAGCTTTTTTGGTTATATTCGGTATAATCTCTGTGATATTGTTTAGCGGCTCAATTTGTAAGCAAATTGTGAGGATGTTATCAGTTCATTCACTAACTCTTCAGACTACTATGAAACTTGGACCAAGACTGTGAAgcactttttgaaaaaagtgATAAGCCCTTTCAAGAAGGAATACATTGTGTgtgcatttttaaaaacttttgttttctatGGGCTTTTGAAAACGATTGAACATTTTTTAGTTCTTCTTTCTGGTGATAAATGGGGATGGAAATGCTCAACATTATCTAGCATTCTCACTCCTGTATCATGCATCTCTTTTTGCTTAAATGAATCAGGTTCGTTATTGTAATAATTTAGTTATATTAATAATACAGTACAACTCAGATCATGCAGCACTCATTTGTTCATAAATACCGTGGCATGGATTAAATGTATGTTCTATAAATAATGAGATATTTCTTGCAAAGAATTTTCTATTAACGATATTAAGCTCTTGGTGGCGGAAAAAATGCGTTTGAAAATAACTACAATCAATTGAATGAAACAAGTCCCGAAGACCTAGTTTAGTTTCATTATTGCTTGGTACTGTCAATAGTCGCGAAGCGCTTTTCTCAAAATCTCTTTTCACGAAATATTCAACGCAATGGAGTAACTTTGCAATCATAATGCTTTAATTTGGAAGTTTAAGTATGGTCGATCATTTGCCAACTTTTTGTACtgtatatttttatctCGTTCTTTTGTTatcatttaatttgttgACCAGTGTGTTACTTAAAAGCATTCTACAATGCTACTTGACATGTTTATATGGGATTTTGCATATCCATTATTGCAAGAATGCGTTGATGATGGTTACTATTCATGTCAACCCACGTTGATAAATTGCGATTCTTAGATTGACTATCAAATCAACTAGTGGAATTAGGAAACCTACTGCTCAGTCTGGTTGTATTCATAATTTCGtttatatttctttcatgattatttctcaaaatttaaactcttttttaatgaaaccAAATTCGTCAATGTCTACTTCTTtgttaatttgttttagaCCAATCTATGttattgtttactaaaTAGCGAGCGACAAAAAAGCTCCTAGGTAATGTTATCTGATGCTAAGATAGTTAAGCTAAACCAGCATAATAGTAAAATACTCAATTGAAGTATAGCCCACTAATTGAACTGATGAATGTAGGCTCAACTGTGTTCTACTAAGTTTAGtatatgtttatttaaatttttttctcagtTTGATCATTTCAGTTGATGAATATGAATTCTAGTTGGATAACCTCATTAATGGGAATTATATAATAATCAGTGATAGACAATTTTGCGTAATATAGAGATATAACGATATAAAAGTTTACAATGTTTTTACGCACTCATTACAGTTTTTACATTCGTTATAcaattgttaaaatataaacataGAGATCACAATTTTAAGCACCGTAGTTTCAAGTAATTTGCTATCTTGGTTAAAAAATGCGCAACTGCACATTAGCGAATTCTATCTGTTTCTACGTCTGAATCCGCCTTTAATTGTGGCTTATGCCTCCACATGCTAAAACGCACTATTTGGCAATACGTGAAAGACAAATACTTCATTCTTAGTCATCTCATAAAAACTAACTCCTCGGAACCGAGGAGGGTAAACAAGCGCCGAGTGTGCATTTATATTGATTAGACAGGGATTTTTAGTTGTACTTTTCAAATCACTATActcttttgctttttcttgaattttGTTTAGTCGCAGAAGACTGCGCTTGCTTATTAGAGTATTTAGCATTAAGAGGTATTAACTTAACTTCAATTCCCTATCAGGACGTGGAAGAAACGTTTTTACGCCTTTTGACAATTGTCAAAATTTGGGAAAACCCTACTGTGTTAATTGTATTGTAATTTGGTAAGTGTTGTGTGTGTGGATGGATTGAACAAGGAACGATGATGCGAATTGGCAAAATGGTAACATGgcaatattattattgtcTCAGCTCTAATAGTCTGTCTTTACAAGTTGGATGAGAAGGAGAACGATTGAGATGCTGCTTGGCTTTTATGATTATAATGATTATTGTGATAGTTCATGGATGGGTaggaatatttttttctttgttatttttaagaCACATATGCATCTGCAAGCATTCGAGTGAAATAATTTGTTGGCTGATTTTATCCTCACAAGGTTCAACGCTAAATTTTGTTGTACTGGATGCTATAGGCGTTGAAAGTTTCTTGCTtcaatgctttttttcacTGACCAgatttttccaattattaaataaaaattttaactgGTACAATAATTACGACGATATTCGTTTTATCAATTCCATTCACGTTCTTCTCCCTTTTAGCCTTTTTTATCCATAATTGATGACTTGTTATTTGAACGACTTCTAACCCTTTTCTTAGTGTTACGATTTTAGTTTCCAATTATTTggtttaaattatttttttcatcttctacATCTCCGTTTGTTTAAACCTACctatttttcttaatttccattttctaCTCTCGATCCTCAAACTGGTTTtcttaatttgttttaattttatagaATTTGCATAATCATGTCTTTGCATAGTAAAAAATCCACTTCTACGGTTAAGGATAACGAACATTCTTTGGACCTTTCTATCAAAAGCATACcttcaaatgaaaaaaacttttcaacaGAGAAAAGCGAGAATGAGGCTTCTGAAAGCCACGTGGTAGATGTTGTCAAAGATCCTTTTGAACAGTATACTCCTGAAGAACAAGAAATCCTTTACAAACAAATTAATGACACACCTGCCAAACTTTCTGGATACCCTAGAATCCTTTCATACGCCGATAAATGGGATATTATGCTGCAATTGGCAGGCACCATTACTGGTATTGGTGCCGGCCTGGGTATGCCATTGATGTCCCTTGTATCCGGTCAGCTGGCTCAAGCTTTTACCGACCTTGCCTCTGGCAAAGGAGCGTCATCTTTCCAACACACTGTAGATCACTTttgtctttattttatttacatcgCAATTGGTGTCTTTGGCTGTTCATATATTTACACTGTAACCTTTATTATTGCAGGAGAGCGGATTGCCCGTCGTATTCGACAAGATTATTTGCATGCCATTCTTTCCCAAAATATCGGTTATTTCGATCGTCTAGGTGCCGGTGAAATTACCACTCGAATTACTACTGATACAAACTTT
Above is a genomic segment from Schizosaccharomyces pombe strain 972h- genome assembly, chromosome: III containing:
- the ekc1 gene encoding protein phosphatase regulatory subunit Ekc1, producing the protein MFWRLGQGFGFQSSSAIEAILDKPEDEINLKELLEENGVLDECKSHNPKLLEYLCKPEVLSQLIDYILEVDETEIPSADGGYEEPEHTRLSYIASEILSSDVWSICEACVENKTLMVKLWSFLDSEGPLNPLQASYFAKVNEHFLDKKTEETVAFIQSIDNFVEKILRHAETSAIMDLLLKFISMDRCNTAIGIADWLYSQGLIQSLLRLLSPYVDPDVQFTVADVIKAIIAISANSNEPGVIGPNSLSRELVSRQTITTLTDYMTDSKAPHSATSLINGVSIVIELIRKNNSDYDVTPVLQMPLDTHPPTTRDPIYLGTMLRLFAEKIPVFQKILLKPSTESDLMPTSFGKIKPLGFERFRICELYAELLHCSNMSLLSDPNGEAMVMQRDHLRDYLFRHNSCARDLVMSDEDDDDSTFSDKNSKDFKETEDMNGAEDMHGRAPQITKDNLNLTTTDSPMSEAEPVSEEEYKDVMETAKALHHGDDDAASDTSYEPLPESVIEDAKKLPVIGDFLKIEFIQNNVIPTILDHFFDYPWNNFLHNVVYDVVQQVLNAPMDKDQNYALAVDMFKQGKITEKIVYGQELNDKKVAKPSGFRAGYMGHLTIIADEVVKFVEHYSSTFDQELLNLINDEKWQNFVNKTLVETRNRDNQLLGGLEPSMVGYLEDMDEGEMLDANNLPEMQFALEQELESNSSDDDVVEVHRELSHNSSSNDEDDGNDEDPLSREMSRRLSFESANDSDQDNRDHFAQYMSQQISDNNANQFSSSDEDDDDDDEVVEWVSRGNENKYPRSNFFINGSDREDFSDSEEEDGNDSSDDDRGFAEEEYSDGLVLNHGK
- the wtf14 gene encoding wtf element Wtf14, which encodes MENNHHLAKDSLDELNPKRGKGEHETQVSQYTVVEEATIPQSLVKTSRPADHKVMEASKVADTRTAWSTKIPAVLLPVFVINIALFKYLVFANFSTKDRVLFGLGNGGINIFSMWLLLATYETWFRSIKEVIVACGAGIRSFPQKRGVNMLYAILKLTFVNAFAIPLLMFFRSHFEQWRLGCPLVERVIGVMLNVAYFIIEIENPGLFTRVFNKYCDCLFAIRDILNRN
- the wtf15 gene encoding wtf element Wtf15 gives rise to the protein MSNNYTSLSSSLDEEMGLKAGHEIDLEGSPPSEHNSEEKSTLPSNSDILTSANPVSQASETPDHSIESNTGSTQSPTSHSLLLKFSFCIVYYSYFAIVVLGCVLPFEHTHTFLIAFLVIFGIISVILFSGSIYYYETWTKTVKHFLKKVISPFKKEYIVCAFLKTFVFYGLLKTIEHFLVLLSGDKWGWKCSTLSSILTPVSCISFCLNESVQLRSCSTHLFINTVAWIKSLGGGKNAFENNYNQLNETSPEDLV